Proteins encoded in a region of the Dorea longicatena genome:
- a CDS encoding uracil-xanthine permease family protein, with protein MESNKEEQITTVSEENIYKLNGRVPLRKAIPFGLQHVLAMFVSNLAPVLIVCSAAVLRSNGAHLSSAEITQLLQCAMFVAGIGTCLQLYPIGVIGSGLPIIMGVSFTFLGSLLVIATNPNLGYEGMVGAVILGGIFEGFVGLSAKYWRKYLTPVVSACVVIAIGLSLLPVGMDSWGGGNGVKDFGSWYHLVVGAFTLIVCLVSREVLKGVYKNLNVLVGLVFGYALAIIFTVAGIAPMVDFSGIHKTIQEVGVFSIPKLVFLTSHKPVFNLGAFFTIAIVFLVSAAETTGATTAVCTGALGRDLKMKELRGSLAVDGFSSAISGCFGCLPLTSFSQNIGLVTMTQVINRFTILMGALILILASLFPPLGAFFNSLPQAVLGGCTVMMFGSIMYEGIKMLKECKFDDRTMIIVSLSFSIGVGLTQTSGNFFAAFPSAVGDVFNGNAVAGVFVVSLLLSLFLPKKTKVE; from the coding sequence ATGGAAAGCAACAAAGAAGAACAGATAACGACGGTCAGTGAAGAGAATATTTATAAGCTGAACGGCAGGGTTCCACTTAGAAAAGCCATTCCGTTTGGCTTACAGCATGTACTGGCGATGTTCGTATCGAATCTGGCTCCGGTACTGATCGTGTGTAGTGCGGCAGTACTTAGAAGTAATGGGGCGCATTTAAGTTCGGCGGAGATTACACAGTTATTGCAGTGTGCGATGTTTGTAGCCGGAATCGGAACCTGTTTACAGTTATATCCGATTGGAGTGATCGGATCAGGACTTCCGATTATTATGGGAGTCAGTTTTACGTTTCTTGGAAGTCTGTTGGTAATTGCAACGAATCCGAATCTTGGATATGAAGGTATGGTTGGTGCAGTTATTCTGGGTGGTATTTTTGAAGGTTTTGTTGGACTGAGTGCCAAGTACTGGAGAAAATATCTGACTCCGGTTGTATCGGCTTGTGTAGTTATCGCGATTGGATTATCACTTCTGCCGGTAGGTATGGATTCCTGGGGCGGCGGAAATGGAGTGAAAGACTTCGGTTCCTGGTATCATCTGGTCGTTGGAGCATTTACATTGATCGTATGTCTGGTATCCAGAGAAGTACTAAAAGGCGTATATAAGAATTTAAATGTGCTGGTCGGACTGGTATTTGGCTATGCACTTGCAATTATATTTACTGTAGCGGGAATCGCACCGATGGTTGACTTTTCCGGTATTCATAAGACGATTCAGGAGGTTGGTGTGTTCAGTATCCCGAAGCTTGTGTTCCTGACCAGTCATAAGCCGGTATTCAATCTGGGAGCATTTTTTACGATCGCAATCGTATTCCTGGTATCGGCAGCAGAGACGACAGGTGCAACGACGGCAGTCTGTACGGGAGCACTTGGACGTGATCTTAAGATGAAAGAACTTCGCGGTTCACTGGCAGTTGATGGATTTTCAAGTGCAATCTCCGGATGTTTCGGATGTCTGCCGCTGACATCATTCAGTCAGAATATCGGACTTGTGACGATGACACAGGTGATCAACCGTTTTACGATTCTGATGGGAGCACTGATTCTGATACTTGCATCTTTATTCCCGCCGCTTGGAGCATTCTTCAATTCACTTCCACAGGCGGTGCTTGGCGGATGTACAGTTATGATGTTTGGATCGATCATGTATGAAGGAATCAAGATGCTGAAAGAATGTAAATTCGATGACAGAACAATGATTATCGTGTCACTGTCATTTAGTATCGGAGTTGGTCTGACACAGACATCCGGGAACTTCTTTGCAGCATTTCCAAGTGCGGTAGGAGATGTGTTTAATGGAAATGCAGTGGCAGGAGTGTTTGTGGTATCGTTACTTTTGAGTCTGTTTTTGCCGAAGAAGACGAAAGTGGAGTAA
- a CDS encoding RDAC family protein → MNYITFNEIIEVNGLLEEKGLNFKVHLRDACGKQSCWIEPLGNCACEGRYEEMYQVVEEYFRRKGQKITFDETKLNFFAV, encoded by the coding sequence ATGAATTATATTACATTTAATGAAATTATTGAAGTGAACGGATTGCTGGAGGAGAAAGGACTGAATTTTAAAGTCCACTTAAGAGATGCCTGTGGGAAGCAGTCATGTTGGATCGAACCGTTGGGAAATTGTGCATGCGAAGGACGGTATGAGGAGATGTATCAGGTTGTGGAGGAGTATTTTAGAAGGAAAGGGCAGAAGATTACGTTTGATGAGACGAAGTTGAATTTTTTTGCTGTTTAA
- a CDS encoding ABC transporter ATP-binding protein, whose product MKRLEKFLRPYRRESILAPLFKLLEVVFDLMVPVVVAQIIDVGVAKNDYGYIVEMFFVLLLMAAVGLLCSFTAQFFAAKASVGFATSVRQAMFDHIQGLSFTELDTLGTDTLITRLTDDVNQVQNGINMGLRLLLRSPFVVIGAMVMAFTINVRCALIFVVTVPILFVVVFSIMLISIPLFKKVQAGLDCVTGLTRENLTGIRVIRAFCREEQSVEEFEEGNRELTRLNEFVGRISALLNPLTYVLINGATVLLIARAGVQVNIGNLQQGQVVALYNYMAQIIVELIKLASLIITLNKSMACADRVAGILDVKSSMEYKVAAEQMKNEQINADQRKYETDGENDQADSNLAVEFNHVTFTYEGAGASSLSDITFRAKKGQTIGIIGGTGSGKSTLVSLIPRFYDPQEGTVKVNGINAKDYPQGELCSEIGVVQQRSILFKGSIRDNLKWGNDQASDEDLWKAITIAQAKDVVEAKPGKLDFEVEQNGRNLSGGQKQRLTIARALVSKPEILILDDSLSALDFATDAALRKAIGELEGNVTTFLVSQRISGIRQADKILVMEDGELAGQGTHEELMEICETYQEIYYSQFPEERPAAVKSSKETGKDLDKADKMTEKAEKGAAE is encoded by the coding sequence ATGAAGCGTCTTGAGAAGTTTCTGAGACCTTACCGCAGAGAGAGTATTCTGGCACCGCTATTCAAATTATTGGAAGTCGTGTTCGACCTTATGGTTCCTGTTGTGGTAGCTCAGATTATTGATGTGGGCGTTGCGAAGAATGACTATGGATATATTGTGGAAATGTTTTTCGTGTTACTGCTCATGGCAGCAGTCGGACTGTTGTGCAGTTTTACCGCACAGTTCTTTGCCGCAAAGGCAAGTGTTGGATTTGCGACCAGCGTCAGACAGGCAATGTTCGACCATATCCAGGGATTGTCATTTACAGAACTGGATACGCTCGGAACAGACACACTGATCACGAGACTGACGGACGATGTGAACCAGGTGCAGAACGGAATTAACATGGGACTGCGTCTGTTACTTAGAAGTCCGTTTGTCGTAATCGGTGCGATGGTGATGGCATTTACCATCAATGTACGCTGTGCACTGATCTTTGTAGTGACAGTACCGATCCTGTTTGTCGTTGTATTTTCGATTATGCTGATCAGTATTCCGCTGTTCAAGAAAGTACAGGCAGGTCTGGACTGTGTGACAGGACTTACGAGAGAGAATCTGACAGGTATCCGTGTCATCCGTGCATTCTGCAGGGAAGAACAGTCGGTGGAAGAATTCGAAGAAGGAAACAGAGAACTTACAAGATTGAATGAGTTCGTAGGAAGAATTTCTGCCCTTCTGAATCCGCTCACGTATGTATTGATTAACGGAGCAACTGTGTTACTGATCGCGCGTGCCGGAGTGCAGGTCAATATCGGGAATCTGCAGCAGGGACAGGTAGTAGCGCTGTATAACTATATGGCACAGATTATCGTAGAACTGATCAAGCTGGCATCCCTGATCATTACGTTGAACAAATCAATGGCTTGCGCAGACCGTGTGGCCGGTATTCTGGATGTGAAGTCCAGCATGGAATACAAAGTGGCGGCTGAGCAGATGAAGAATGAACAGATAAATGCTGATCAAAGAAAATATGAGACAGACGGCGAGAATGATCAGGCCGACAGTAATCTGGCAGTTGAGTTCAACCACGTCACCTTCACATACGAAGGTGCCGGAGCATCCAGCTTATCGGACATCACCTTCCGTGCGAAGAAAGGACAGACGATCGGAATCATCGGAGGAACCGGAAGTGGTAAGAGTACACTGGTCAGCCTGATCCCGAGATTCTATGATCCACAGGAAGGAACGGTAAAAGTAAATGGTATCAATGCAAAGGACTATCCGCAAGGAGAACTTTGCAGTGAGATCGGAGTGGTACAGCAACGTTCCATCCTGTTCAAAGGAAGTATCCGCGACAATCTGAAGTGGGGCAATGATCAGGCTTCAGATGAAGATCTGTGGAAAGCAATCACAATCGCTCAGGCAAAAGATGTTGTAGAAGCTAAGCCTGGAAAGCTTGATTTTGAAGTAGAACAGAACGGACGTAACCTGTCCGGCGGACAGAAGCAGCGTCTGACGATCGCACGTGCACTGGTCAGCAAGCCTGAGATATTGATTCTGGACGACAGCTTAAGTGCGCTGGATTTTGCGACAGACGCAGCACTTCGTAAAGCAATCGGTGAACTGGAAGGCAATGTGACAACCTTCCTGGTATCTCAGAGAATTTCCGGTATCCGTCAGGCAGACAAGATCCTGGTTATGGAGGACGGTGAGCTGGCAGGACAGGGAACCCATGAAGAACTGATGGAGATTTGTGAGACCTATCAGGAGATCTATTATTCACAGTTCCCGGAAGAACGTCCGGCTGCAGTTAAATCTTCAAAGGAAACCGGAAAAGATTTGGACAAAGCGGATAAAATGACAGAGAAGGCAGAGAAAGGAGCGGCAGAGTAA
- a CDS encoding PTS beta-glucoside transporter subunit IIBCA has translation MDYRKTAQDILDHVGGSKNIASAAHCATRLRLVIADNKKVSKEALENVDGVKGVFEASGQLQIILGTGTVNKVFAEFIDIAGITASSKAEAKEAAAEKQNWFMRAIKLLGDIFVPIIPAIVASGFLMGIMNSLDFMNSNGFLHINTHSSIYVFANLFSNIAYTFLQILIAFSAAKAFGANQYLGAVIGMIMIHPSLQNAYTVATEGVQQTQSVFFGLFKIDMVGYQGHVIPVIIAVWILAVIEKKLHKIVPEVLDLFVTPLVSVFVTGYLTLSIVGPIFVWAENAILGAIQWMLTLPLGIGSLIMGGLYAPTVVTGIHQMYTAIDIGQLAKYGVTYWLPLASAANVAQGAAALAVGIKSKDKKIKSLALPSSLSAFMGITEPAIFGVNLRFFKPFIAGCIGGGCGALYASLVHLGAKGTGVTGIFGILLCLNQPLQYLIEMVIAVGVAFVISFLIYKDAEPKAATADAAETAAVENMETTDAVATDDTAADTTAATTEETLTSPVNGTQIPLAEVADETFASEMLGATVAVEPADGKIVAPCDGEVSNIFETGHAVCITTEAGGELLIHIGIDTVKMDGKGFTKKVSDGDKVHAGDILVETDLEEIKNAGYQTTTMMILTNTDEFGNVTKAEPAEVKTTSKVMTLTK, from the coding sequence ATGGATTACAGAAAGACCGCACAGGACATCCTGGATCATGTCGGCGGAAGTAAGAACATTGCATCTGCAGCACATTGTGCAACGAGACTTCGTCTTGTCATTGCAGATAATAAGAAAGTAAGTAAAGAAGCACTTGAAAATGTAGATGGGGTAAAAGGAGTCTTCGAAGCATCGGGACAGCTTCAAATTATCCTCGGAACCGGTACGGTAAATAAAGTATTTGCCGAGTTCATCGACATTGCAGGTATCACGGCAAGCTCGAAAGCAGAGGCAAAAGAGGCAGCTGCAGAGAAGCAGAACTGGTTCATGCGTGCGATCAAGCTGCTTGGTGATATCTTCGTACCGATCATTCCGGCCATCGTAGCCAGCGGTTTCTTAATGGGAATCATGAACTCACTTGATTTTATGAATAGCAACGGATTCCTCCATATTAATACACACAGTTCGATTTATGTATTTGCGAATCTGTTCAGTAACATTGCTTACACATTCCTGCAGATCCTGATCGCATTCTCAGCTGCAAAAGCATTCGGTGCGAACCAGTATCTTGGTGCAGTTATCGGTATGATCATGATCCATCCGTCACTGCAGAACGCTTATACTGTAGCAACAGAGGGTGTACAGCAGACACAGAGCGTATTCTTCGGACTGTTCAAGATTGACATGGTCGGATATCAGGGACACGTCATTCCTGTTATCATCGCCGTATGGATTCTGGCAGTGATCGAGAAGAAGTTACATAAGATCGTTCCGGAAGTTCTTGACTTGTTCGTAACACCTCTGGTCAGCGTATTTGTAACAGGTTACCTTACATTATCAATTGTAGGACCGATCTTCGTATGGGCTGAAAATGCAATTCTCGGAGCAATCCAGTGGATGCTAACGCTTCCTCTCGGAATTGGAAGTCTGATCATGGGAGGTTTATATGCACCAACCGTAGTAACCGGTATTCATCAGATGTATACAGCTATTGACATCGGACAGCTTGCAAAATACGGTGTTACATACTGGCTTCCACTTGCAAGTGCAGCCAACGTAGCACAGGGAGCTGCAGCACTTGCAGTAGGTATTAAGTCTAAAGATAAGAAGATCAAATCTCTGGCGCTTCCATCATCACTCAGTGCATTTATGGGAATTACAGAGCCTGCAATCTTCGGTGTAAACTTAAGATTCTTCAAACCATTCATCGCCGGATGTATCGGTGGAGGATGTGGGGCATTATATGCATCACTGGTACATCTTGGAGCGAAAGGAACTGGTGTGACAGGTATCTTCGGTATCCTGCTCTGCCTGAATCAGCCGCTTCAGTACCTGATCGAGATGGTGATCGCAGTCGGTGTTGCATTCGTGATCTCATTCCTGATCTATAAGGATGCAGAACCAAAGGCAGCAACCGCAGATGCAGCAGAGACAGCAGCAGTAGAAAATATGGAAACAACAGACGCAGTAGCAACAGACGATACAGCAGCAGACACAACAGCAGCTACAACAGAAGAGACATTAACAAGCCCGGTAAATGGAACACAGATTCCGTTAGCAGAAGTAGCAGATGAGACATTCGCATCAGAGATGCTCGGAGCTACCGTTGCAGTAGAGCCTGCAGATGGAAAAATCGTAGCGCCATGCGACGGAGAAGTATCGAATATTTTCGAGACAGGTCATGCCGTATGTATCACAACAGAAGCGGGTGGCGAACTTCTGATCCATATCGGTATTGATACTGTAAAAATGGATGGAAAAGGATTTACAAAGAAAGTTTCTGATGGCGATAAAGTACATGCAGGAGATATTCTGGTAGAAACGGACCTTGAGGAAATCAAGAATGCAGGATATCAGACGACAACAATGATGATTCTGACAAATACAGATGAATTCGGAAATGTAACAAAGGCAGAACCTGCTGAAGTTAAGACAACAAGTAAAGTTATGACACTTACAAAATAA
- a CDS encoding helix-turn-helix domain-containing protein, whose translation MGIRICLDEVLKKKGMTSKELCRQVGITEANLSVLRSGKAKGIRLHTMNRICYFLQCDVGDILKFDGNLDEEEGE comes from the coding sequence ATGGGAATTCGTATATGCTTGGATGAAGTCCTGAAAAAGAAGGGAATGACTTCAAAAGAATTATGCAGACAAGTCGGTATTACCGAGGCCAATCTGTCGGTACTCCGAAGCGGAAAAGCCAAAGGTATCCGTTTGCATACGATGAATCGTATCTGTTATTTCCTTCAATGTGATGTAGGTGATATTTTAAAATTTGATGGAAATCTGGATGAAGAGGAGGGTGAATAA
- a CDS encoding LysR family transcriptional regulator, whose amino-acid sequence MELRQLEYFREIASTGSINEAARHLNMSQPPLSYQIRQLENELNVKLFDRTSKGVTLTEAGKLLYDRSGNLLEYARSTELEVSKTGKKRILRIGLTPTTVDTIMPYISQFSKKNPDVNFEVHDGITYSLYQYLLDGIIDISVARTPLRLDEVSYMELCSEPMIAVSAPKNMVSKTADVTTDTPHNSSKHNAVSSLKLSDLLHRPLILYRRYEELIMNTFHAQNMNPDIFCVCDDPRGAMLWAKEDLATAIFPQSMASLCDGLCIQELDEPDLITKILLIWAKGKKPVPLVQEFLDVCGEH is encoded by the coding sequence ATGGAACTCAGACAGTTAGAATATTTCCGCGAGATTGCATCCACCGGCAGCATCAACGAAGCTGCAAGACACTTAAATATGTCCCAGCCTCCGCTCAGCTACCAGATCCGTCAGCTGGAAAATGAATTAAATGTAAAACTTTTCGACCGCACCAGCAAGGGCGTTACTCTTACTGAAGCCGGAAAGCTTCTCTACGACCGATCCGGTAATCTGCTGGAATACGCCAGATCTACTGAGCTCGAGGTCTCGAAAACCGGGAAAAAACGGATCCTGCGTATCGGTCTGACTCCCACAACTGTAGATACCATCATGCCTTATATTTCCCAGTTTTCGAAAAAAAATCCCGACGTGAACTTTGAAGTCCACGACGGGATCACTTATTCGCTTTATCAGTATCTTCTGGACGGGATCATCGATATCTCCGTTGCCAGAACACCACTGCGTCTTGACGAGGTGTCTTATATGGAATTGTGTTCTGAGCCGATGATTGCAGTATCAGCACCCAAAAATATGGTTTCAAAGACCGCTGACGTTACCACAGATACACCGCATAATTCTTCGAAACACAATGCGGTTTCTTCCTTAAAGCTCTCCGATCTTTTACATAGACCGCTGATCTTATACCGGAGATACGAAGAACTCATCATGAATACCTTTCATGCCCAGAATATGAATCCGGACATCTTCTGTGTCTGCGATGATCCCAGAGGTGCCATGCTGTGGGCGAAAGAAGATCTTGCAACTGCCATCTTTCCGCAGTCCATGGCCAGCTTGTGTGACGGACTTTGTATACAAGAATTGGATGAGCCGGATCTTATAACTAAGATACTTCTGATCTGGGCGAAGGGAAAGAAACCGGTGCCGCTGGTGCAGGAATTTCTGGATGTGTGTGGTGAGCATTAG
- a CDS encoding ABC transporter ATP-binding protein: MKKLLKLIGKYKIFLAFSVIFAAISVVLQLYVPVLFGDAIDEVVSAHQVNFDMMWYYLKQILIFIVISAFATWFMNLLNNRMTYRIVQDIRSQAIRHIQVLPLSYLDQHSTGDIVSRVIADTDILSDGLLLGFTQLFSGIVTIVVTLIFMFSKNVWVTLLVIVLTPFSFVVAKFISSRSYTMFRKQSETRGRQTALIEEMIGGQKVVKAFGYEKESSRRFDEINKELQNYSQKAVFYSSLTNPSTRFVNNIIYAGVALLGAFLIPGGTLTVGGLSVLLAYANQYMKPFNDISSVVTEMQNALACADRIFDLLEQKEETLDAEGAFATVDGNVTIDDVAFSYDKEKELIENFNLDVKPGMRIAIVGPTGCGKTTFINLLMRFYDVDEGKILVDGKDIREVSRHALRSSFGMVLQDTWIKSGTVRDNICFGKPDATDEEIIRAAKEARSWEFIRRLPKGLDTVLHEDSISQGQKQLLCITRCCLPERIIHRRRK; this comes from the coding sequence ATGAAGAAATTATTAAAGCTCATAGGAAAGTATAAGATTTTCCTTGCATTCAGTGTAATCTTTGCTGCAATCTCTGTAGTATTGCAGTTATATGTGCCGGTTTTATTCGGTGATGCAATTGATGAAGTTGTATCGGCACATCAGGTGAACTTTGATATGATGTGGTATTATCTGAAGCAGATTCTGATTTTTATCGTGATATCAGCATTTGCTACGTGGTTCATGAATCTGTTGAACAACCGGATGACTTACCGGATCGTGCAGGATATCCGTTCACAGGCAATCCGTCATATCCAGGTACTGCCGTTGTCTTATCTGGATCAGCACAGCACCGGAGATATTGTAAGCCGTGTCATTGCAGATACAGATATCTTATCCGATGGTCTGTTGTTGGGATTTACACAGTTATTTTCAGGAATCGTGACGATCGTTGTGACACTGATTTTCATGTTCTCTAAGAATGTGTGGGTAACACTGCTGGTGATCGTACTGACACCATTTAGTTTCGTAGTGGCGAAATTCATTTCTTCCAGGTCTTATACGATGTTCCGGAAGCAGAGTGAGACCAGAGGACGGCAGACCGCACTGATTGAAGAAATGATCGGCGGACAGAAAGTAGTAAAAGCATTTGGGTACGAGAAAGAATCATCCAGAAGATTTGATGAGATCAATAAAGAACTGCAGAACTACAGCCAGAAAGCAGTGTTCTACAGCAGTTTAACGAACCCGTCCACACGATTCGTCAATAATATCATTTACGCCGGAGTGGCTTTACTTGGAGCATTTCTGATACCGGGCGGCACGCTGACGGTCGGAGGACTTTCTGTACTGTTAGCGTATGCGAACCAGTATATGAAGCCGTTCAACGATATCAGTTCGGTAGTCACAGAGATGCAGAATGCGCTGGCATGTGCGGACCGTATCTTTGATCTGTTAGAGCAGAAAGAAGAGACATTGGATGCGGAAGGCGCATTTGCTACAGTTGATGGCAATGTTACAATCGACGATGTGGCATTTAGTTATGATAAAGAAAAAGAACTGATCGAGAACTTCAATCTGGATGTAAAACCGGGTATGCGTATTGCAATCGTTGGTCCGACAGGATGCGGTAAGACGACATTTATCAACTTGCTGATGCGCTTCTATGATGTAGATGAAGGAAAGATCCTGGTGGATGGAAAGGACATCCGGGAGGTATCCAGACATGCCCTTAGAAGCAGCTTTGGTATGGTGTTGCAGGATACCTGGATCAAGAGCGGAACCGTAAGAGACAACATCTGCTTTGGAAAACCGGATGCAACCGATGAAGAGATCATTCGTGCAGCGAAGGAAGCAAGAAGCTGGGAATTCATCCGGAGACTTCCAAAAGGTCTGGACACGGTGCTTCACGAAGACAGTATCAGCCAGGGTCAGAAGCAGCTTCTGTGTATCACAAGATGCTGCTTGCCGGAACGGATAATACACCGGCGAAGGAAATAG
- a CDS encoding trehalose repressor, with protein MYHKMLLAGTDNTPAKEIEYMRLFENYPVDGIILVGTMITAEHRRFLKESKVPVVVIGQHTKYANCIYHDDYGAGEAMGCAVAAKSRKEIAYIGVSREDKAAGAAREDGFREGLKRSGKELKDGYYKVAEFTTESGYEKVLELLNEKHDIDIISCATDTIAAGAIEAIHTYAGSQIPKNVEDTGSRFRYILENTSIQVTGFGDNQLLKAVTGGIPTVHFGYKTSGIRGAELLLDVIERDESIPVEIKLGFRLANIDDPEENIED; from the coding sequence GTGTATCACAAGATGCTGCTTGCCGGAACGGATAATACACCGGCGAAGGAAATAGAGTATATGCGTCTGTTCGAGAATTATCCGGTAGACGGGATTATTCTTGTGGGAACGATGATCACGGCGGAACATCGGAGATTTCTGAAAGAATCGAAAGTACCGGTGGTTGTGATTGGTCAGCATACGAAATATGCGAACTGTATTTATCATGATGATTACGGCGCAGGGGAGGCCATGGGATGTGCGGTTGCGGCAAAGAGCCGGAAAGAGATTGCATATATCGGAGTATCAAGAGAAGATAAAGCAGCTGGAGCGGCCAGAGAAGATGGATTCCGGGAAGGTCTGAAAAGGTCGGGAAAAGAATTAAAAGACGGATATTATAAGGTGGCGGAGTTCACGACAGAATCCGGATATGAAAAGGTTCTGGAATTATTGAATGAAAAACATGACATCGATATCATATCATGCGCCACTGATACAATCGCAGCCGGGGCAATCGAAGCGATTCATACTTATGCCGGAAGTCAGATTCCGAAGAATGTAGAAGACACAGGATCCAGATTCCGTTATATATTAGAAAATACATCGATTCAGGTTACCGGATTTGGCGATAATCAGCTTTTAAAGGCGGTAACAGGTGGAATACCAACAGTGCATTTTGGCTATAAGACCAGTGGAATCCGGGGCGCAGAACTCCTGTTGGATGTAATAGAAAGGGATGAAAGCATTCCGGTAGAGATCAAACTTGGATTCCGGCTCGCTAACATTGATGATCCGGAAGAAAATATAGAAGACTAA
- a CDS encoding DUF2975 domain-containing protein yields the protein MKMKSFEKFRKPLTSLMRFLEILHWFDGIVLLWAGSAIPMHSVHINGAIFGIKQDTMMNAYGMFFTLIDAKGNMRMHLVSVWLLLLGATSILLALIFRNVHKILKSLEGTKEQPEMGTPFTAENIERVKKIGIYSIVMPTIQNVVVYICGVLIKMNGLKDINFEVRGFIFGIIVLCLAYVFSHGVNLQEEVDGFI from the coding sequence ATGAAGATGAAAAGTTTTGAAAAATTCCGGAAACCACTGACCAGTCTGATGAGATTTCTGGAAATCTTACATTGGTTCGATGGTATCGTATTACTTTGGGCGGGATCGGCTATACCTATGCACAGCGTGCACATTAACGGGGCTATATTCGGCATCAAACAGGATACCATGATGAATGCCTACGGGATGTTCTTTACACTGATTGATGCAAAGGGAAATATGCGGATGCATCTGGTATCCGTGTGGCTTCTGCTGTTGGGAGCAACATCTATATTACTGGCCCTGATTTTTCGCAACGTTCATAAAATACTGAAGTCACTGGAAGGCACAAAGGAACAACCAGAAATGGGCACACCGTTTACAGCAGAAAATATAGAAAGAGTAAAGAAAATAGGAATTTACAGTATAGTAATGCCGACGATTCAGAATGTGGTCGTTTATATTTGCGGAGTATTGATTAAAATGAATGGACTGAAAGATATCAATTTTGAAGTGAGAGGATTCATTTTTGGAATTATTGTTTTATGTTTAGCCTATGTATTCTCTCATGGAGTAAATCTGCAGGAAGAAGTAGATGGGTTTATCTAA